A region from the Paraburkholderia youngii genome encodes:
- a CDS encoding DUF969 domain-containing protein, with the protein MQTTVSLWPLIGVAVIIVGFLLRFNPMLIVAVAAIVTGFAAHFPPEKILALIGTGFIKTRNIPLIILLPLAVIGLLERHGLRERAQAWISGIKAATAGRLLIVYLAVRELTAAVGLTGLGGHPQMVRPLIAPMAEGATENRFGKISDAVRFRLRAFSAATDNVGLFFGEDIFVAFGAIVLMTTFLKEAGIVVEPIHVAVWGIPTAISAFIVHGFRLWLLDRWLERELRGKVSGGTSSAKATAASKPSSATRATGDEA; encoded by the coding sequence ATGCAGACAACTGTCAGTCTTTGGCCGCTCATCGGCGTGGCGGTCATCATCGTTGGCTTTCTGTTGCGCTTCAATCCGATGCTGATCGTGGCCGTCGCCGCGATCGTCACCGGTTTCGCCGCGCACTTCCCGCCGGAAAAAATCCTCGCGCTGATCGGCACCGGCTTCATCAAGACGCGCAACATCCCGCTGATCATCCTGCTGCCGCTCGCGGTGATCGGCCTGCTCGAACGACATGGCCTGCGCGAGCGTGCGCAGGCATGGATCAGCGGCATCAAGGCGGCGACCGCCGGGCGTCTGTTGATCGTCTATCTGGCCGTGCGCGAGCTGACCGCCGCGGTCGGCCTGACCGGGCTCGGCGGCCATCCGCAGATGGTGCGTCCGCTGATCGCGCCGATGGCCGAGGGCGCGACCGAGAACCGCTTCGGCAAGATCAGCGACGCGGTGCGTTTCCGGCTGCGCGCGTTCTCGGCCGCAACCGACAACGTCGGCCTCTTTTTCGGTGAGGACATCTTCGTCGCGTTCGGAGCGATCGTGCTGATGACGACCTTCCTGAAGGAAGCGGGCATCGTCGTGGAGCCGATTCACGTGGCGGTGTGGGGCATTCCGACCGCGATCAGCGCGTTCATCGTGCATGGCTTCCGGCTCTGGCTGCTCGACCGGTGGCTCGAGCGTGAATTGCGCGGCAAGGTGTCGGGCGGTACTTCGAGCGCGAAAGCGACTGCCGCATCGAAACCGTCGTCGGCCACACGTGCTACCGGAGATGAAGCATGA
- the pxpA gene encoding 5-oxoprolinase subunit PxpA codes for MEIDLNADLGEGCGSDEALLDLVSSANIACGWHAGGPNAMRDCVRWAVQKGVSIGAHPSFNDPENFGRKEMDLPAGEIYAGVLYQLGALSAIAQAEGGRIAHVKPHGALYNQAARDAKIADAIVSAVHDFDPSVAVFALANSGLVSAARNAGLTAIEEVFADRGYRADGSLVPRKEPGALLDDEDEVLARTLTMIREQRVKAVDGQWVPLKAQTICLHGDGPHALAFARRIRAALADAGIEVHPAGVARV; via the coding sequence ATGGAAATCGATCTGAACGCCGATCTCGGCGAAGGCTGCGGCTCCGACGAGGCGCTGCTCGACCTCGTGAGCTCGGCCAACATCGCATGCGGCTGGCATGCGGGCGGACCCAACGCGATGCGCGACTGCGTGCGCTGGGCCGTGCAGAAAGGCGTGTCCATCGGCGCGCATCCGAGCTTCAACGATCCGGAGAATTTCGGCCGCAAGGAAATGGATCTGCCGGCGGGCGAGATCTACGCGGGCGTGCTGTATCAGCTCGGTGCGCTGTCGGCGATCGCGCAGGCCGAGGGCGGACGCATCGCGCATGTGAAGCCGCACGGCGCGCTGTACAACCAGGCCGCGCGCGACGCGAAGATCGCCGACGCGATCGTCTCCGCGGTGCACGACTTCGATCCGTCGGTGGCGGTGTTCGCGCTCGCCAACAGCGGGCTCGTCAGCGCCGCGCGCAATGCGGGCCTGACCGCGATCGAGGAAGTGTTCGCCGACCGCGGCTATCGCGCCGACGGCTCGCTCGTGCCGCGCAAGGAGCCGGGCGCGCTGCTCGACGACGAGGACGAAGTGCTCGCGCGCACGCTTACGATGATCCGCGAGCAACGCGTGAAGGCCGTCGACGGACAGTGGGTGCCATTGAAGGCGCAAACCATCTGCCTGCACGGCGACGGCCCGCACGCGCTCGCGTTCGCGCGACGCATTCGCGCCGCGCTCGCCGACGCCGGCATCGAAGTGCACCCGGCGGGCGTCGCGCGCGTCTGA
- a CDS encoding 5-oxoprolinase subunit C family protein, with translation MIDVIRAGLQTTIQDLGRHGYRHLGVAMSGALDRLSLEVGNRLVGNRPDAAGLEITFGPTVLRFLRATRVAIAGPDFGSTLDGKPVFSWWSLPVQAGQELVLNAAKRGMRGYVCVAGGIDVLPMLGSRSTDLAGRFGGLGGRALNDGDRLPVGAPPQRGQLGFAPEAPAFGVKAPTWCKFVLVPEPLRRGRHPSGVPWAVPIRVLRGPEYDSFTTDAQQSFWSDEWLVTPNSNRMGYRLAGTELKRTHKTDLLSHAVLPGTIQVPPNGQPIVLMSDAQTTGGYPKIGAVIQADLWKLAQVRLNAAVRFIPTTPYEARQALLEERTYLRQIDAAIAMHEERCTRQAALAAL, from the coding sequence ATGATCGACGTGATCCGCGCGGGTCTCCAGACCACGATCCAGGACCTCGGCCGCCACGGCTACCGGCATCTCGGTGTCGCGATGAGTGGTGCGCTCGACCGGTTGTCGCTCGAAGTCGGCAACCGGCTGGTCGGCAATCGCCCCGATGCGGCCGGCCTCGAAATCACCTTCGGCCCGACCGTGCTGCGCTTTCTGCGCGCAACGCGCGTCGCGATCGCCGGCCCCGACTTCGGCTCGACGCTGGACGGCAAGCCGGTCTTTTCATGGTGGAGCCTGCCCGTGCAGGCCGGCCAGGAACTCGTGCTGAACGCGGCGAAGCGCGGCATGCGCGGTTATGTGTGCGTGGCGGGCGGCATCGACGTACTGCCGATGCTCGGCTCGCGCAGCACCGATCTCGCCGGTCGTTTCGGCGGACTCGGCGGCCGCGCGCTCAACGATGGCGACCGTCTGCCGGTCGGCGCGCCGCCGCAGCGCGGCCAACTCGGCTTCGCGCCGGAGGCGCCCGCGTTCGGCGTGAAGGCGCCCACATGGTGCAAGTTCGTGCTGGTCCCCGAGCCGCTGCGGCGCGGCCGACATCCGTCGGGCGTGCCGTGGGCGGTTCCGATCCGCGTGCTGCGCGGCCCCGAATACGACAGCTTCACCACGGATGCGCAGCAGTCGTTCTGGTCCGACGAGTGGCTCGTCACGCCGAACAGCAACCGCATGGGCTACCGCCTCGCCGGCACGGAACTGAAACGCACGCACAAGACCGATCTGCTGTCGCACGCCGTGCTGCCCGGCACGATCCAGGTGCCGCCGAACGGTCAGCCGATCGTGCTGATGAGCGATGCGCAGACCACCGGCGGCTATCCGAAGATCGGCGCGGTGATCCAGGCCGATCTGTGGAAGCTCGCGCAGGTGCGCCTGAACGCGGCGGTCCGTTTCATCCCGACGACGCCCTACGAGGCGCGCCAGGCTTTGCTGGAAGAACGCACGTATCTGCGGCAGATCGATGCCGCGATCGCGATGCATGAAGAGCGTTGCACGCGCCAGGCGGCGCTCGCGGCGCTGTAA
- the pxpB gene encoding 5-oxoprolinase subunit PxpB, whose amino-acid sequence MSQPRIFPLGDAALVCEAPPPATLECQQRVWAAAEAARDWPQVLEVVPGMNNLTLVFDPLATDADALGEQLLTAWNAAEETAAATRDVDIPVQYGGAFGPDLQAVAEHTGLSAREVVERHAGGAYVVFFLGFQPGFAYMGGLDAALHTPRRASPRLEVPAGSVGIGGEQTGIYPAVSPGGWQLIGRTEVPLFDPARRPPTLLQPGDRVRFTIAGMHA is encoded by the coding sequence AAGCGCCCCCGCCCGCCACGCTGGAGTGCCAGCAGCGCGTGTGGGCCGCCGCTGAAGCCGCGCGCGACTGGCCGCAGGTGCTCGAGGTCGTGCCCGGCATGAACAATCTGACACTCGTGTTCGACCCCCTCGCGACGGACGCCGACGCGCTCGGCGAGCAGTTGCTGACGGCCTGGAACGCAGCGGAAGAAACCGCCGCAGCAACACGCGACGTCGATATTCCGGTGCAGTACGGCGGCGCATTCGGCCCCGATCTGCAGGCGGTCGCCGAACATACGGGCTTGAGCGCGCGAGAGGTCGTCGAGCGTCATGCGGGCGGCGCCTACGTGGTGTTCTTTCTCGGCTTTCAGCCCGGCTTCGCCTATATGGGCGGGCTCGACGCGGCGCTGCACACGCCGCGCCGCGCGTCGCCACGGCTCGAAGTGCCGGCGGGCTCGGTCGGCATCGGCGGCGAGCAGACCGGCATCTATCCGGCGGTGTCGCCGGGCGGCTGGCAGCTGATCGGCCGCACCGAGGTGCCGCTGTTCGACCCGGCGCGCCGCCCGCCCACCCTGCTGCAGCCCGGCGACCGGGTGCGCTTCACGATCGCGGGGATGCACGCATGA